The genomic segment TCCCCGCTTGAGCCAGAAGGCTGAATTCATCTTTCTTGATGATGCTAACGAAATATATTTTAGCCTAGCTAGCCTTTGGGAAATCGCCATTAAAGTTAGCCTGGGCAAACTGGCGCTCGAAGAGCCTCTGCCCTTTTTATGAAGAAGCATATTACAGGAAATGGTATCATATTCTTGCGCATTGAAACTGAACACATCGTGCCATTAGCAAGTCTGCCGCATCATCACAAAGATCCGTTTGACCGCCTGATCATCTCGCAAGCTCTGGTTGAAAATATTCCGATCATCGGAAAAGATGAGATACTTGATCTTTATCCCGTAGAGCGTATCTGGTAAAAGCTCAAATTCCCCAATGTAGGAGATGCTACTGGAACAAACACATGAAAGTGTTGCTTGACGAATGACTGCCCAGTCATGCAAGCCTCTCACCGTCGCGACAACCGAATCCCAAACACCACGATTCCCACCACCAGGCCGAGTATCAACATCACCACCAGCGCCATTCCCAAAACATTCGTCTCAGATTGAATCTCTACCGTCACGGTTTTGTCCTCGCCGTTCACCGGCTGATTGTCGGCGAGTGACGTGGTGCGCAAGCGCATTTCATAACGCCCCGGTGAAATGTCCTGAGGGGGGACAAACTGCAATTGCACGCGCTTTTCTTCATCAGTGTTGAGCGCGGCAATCACCAACGGTTCGATTTGCTTGCTCCAATTCAACGGCACGTCAGCCTCGACCTTCACGTTGTCGAGCCGGCGCGTGCCTTCGTTGACGACCTCGAGATTCATTGCGACGGCTTCGCCGGCTTTGATCGAATAAAAAAGCTGCGGTGCGCGCACCAGCAATTTGCCGACCCCGCGCGGCACCAA from the Cytophagia bacterium CHB2 genome contains:
- a CDS encoding type II toxin-antitoxin system VapC family toxin, with product MTGNGIIFLRIETEHIVPLASLPHHHKDPFDRLIISQALVENIPIIGKDEILDLYPVERIW
- a CDS encoding type II toxin-antitoxin system VapC family toxin, whose product is MRYLLDTHTLLWIAEDDPRLSQKAEFIFLDDANEIYFSLASLWEIAIKVSLGKLALEEPLPFL